One window from the genome of Sebastes umbrosus isolate fSebUmb1 chromosome 12, fSebUmb1.pri, whole genome shotgun sequence encodes:
- the LOC119498670 gene encoding leucine rich adaptor protein 1-like isoform X2 gives MMAEDTLNDSFPDLKEVENKVGRKTPESLLTWMRDAADCEEDDLRSDVVDMGDRGSASSDSFSDKISNLKQEMRWLRSADVKILRQLVAVHEGIEAMRWLMEERGALASHSSSLTGSLSSLVTMEESSMSHCRENQSPTQDLTETSGEESAHHPPNTDDGDSHRRSSFDILIPETTEAVSPSTYGGHVWAPSSPTNDSVSAELQKSQPQDSARAPLKDFSEGANTIRRALLRSIKSRKKVKAADIVVADNFPLTKQSVEIQAEHRAQQSVEPPQNNTTDEKEEERTPDREMPLLFFDSQWCWVDSQDDVTFV, from the exons ATGATGGCAGAGGACACCCTCAACGATTCCTTCCCAGATCTGAAAGAAGTGGAGAATAAGGTTGGCAGGAAAACACCGGAAAGCCTCCTGACTTGGATGAGGGATGCTGCGGACTGCGAAGAAGATGATCTGAGGTCTGATGTGGTAGATATGGGAGACCGCGGCTCTGCATCCAGCGACAGCTTCTCTGACAAAATAAGCAACTTAAAACAAGAGATG AGGTGGCTGCGTTCTGCCGATGTGAAGATTCTGCGCCAGCTGGTGGCCGTGCACGAGGGCATCGAAGCCATGCGCTGGCTGATGGAGGAGCGGGGGGCCTTAGCCAGCCACAGCAGCAGCTTGACAGGCAGCCTGAGCAGCCTGGTGACCATGGAGGAGTCCTCGATGTCCCACTGCAG AGAAAACCAGAGTCCCACTCAGGATTTGACTGAAACCTCTGGAGAGGAATCAGCACATCACCCACCAAACACCGATGATGGTGATTCACACCGCAGGAGCTCCTTCGACATCCTGATCCCCGAGACTACTGAGGC AGTCAGTCCTTCCACATATGGCGGGCACGTTTGGGCACCATCTAGTCCCACTAACGATTCGGTTAGTGCCGAATTACAAAAGTCACAGCCACAGGACTCGGCTAGAGCTCCATTAAAAGACTTCAGTGAGGGCGCTAACACCATCAGAAGGGCTCTCCTCAGATCTATCAagtcaagaaaaaaagtgaaagcagCTGATATAGTTGTAGCTGACAATTTTCCCCTCACTAAACAATCAGTGGAGATACAAGCAGAGCACCGAGCTCAGCAGAGTGTCGAACCCCCTCAGAACAATACGACGgatgagaaggaggaagagaggacgcCTGACAGAGAGATGCCTTTGCTGTTCTTTGATTCTCAGTGGTGCTGGGTGGACTCACAGGACGATGTGACGTTTGTATGA
- the pgap6 gene encoding post-GPI attachment to proteins factor 6 has protein sequence MEFSFLRCLLLVALSTWTLADDGQVTFVSELSSKPAQKLSKYGWYGNVRLQRFHIPEDTAVARWLFTVTKGHNFNCGQHNVTIHIQYGAPPVINPVGSVFPNETLWSPCLSLILPVTSHSSTTFNLSNPAPGVWYVGAHLPEDDGRIEQKGFPSCSYFFQPQLSIRRAVDTPVLQQGTFLQQTAALDRPARLKLYVPEFASSLSVSVADCSSGERADGGNCSLVLRLGSTSLQQRPVTVNCSGIGCSAALSNPPWDTWLRVVVESSLDNRTVTFSIVSNYTVGCKPTSVGLKLDDDIKKLRGNSSDTNSTSAGNSSVITDTVAVSNESASMLTPLLASACVWSLPVLYEEVDVLSLRYTPVNGANISVTDTHPTLLTYPLHTQATGGTLNLQLTLNSTNATLGNSSSVVACLSPWAPVLELNHSQPCRTALFGGYGVRVNVSAPKAVVRLPFPQSTTWYLTLQLTCNSSDCGNRSLVSVVPEVFISACVEDCGTYGECRLLRSYSYLYAACVCKAGWRGWGCTDDSTAQSLCRQLTATLLLTLSNLSFLPAIVVAIKRCYITEASVYLFTMFFSTFYHACDQPGVAVMCIMDYDTLQYCDFLGSVCSIWVTILCMARIGDIFKYTLFMLGALLIAMSMQLDRKGLWNLLGPVLCALLLMITAWVYRGVRRRHCYPPSWKRWALFLLPGAICALIGVCLYIFTETEDNYYYTHSLWHILVASCVVFLLPPKEKNREALGWSRGWSWTWSWSWSWRPRVCGYTLCQSDKDELYTVT, from the exons ATGGAATTTAGTTTTCTTCGTTGTCTCCTTCTCGTCGCCCTGTCTACTTGGACTTTAGCAGACG ATGGACAGGTGACGTTTGTATCAGAGCTCTCGTCCAAACCAGCTCAGAAGTTGTCCAAGTACGGTTGGTACGGCAACGTGAGGCTGCAGAGGTTTCATATACCAGAGGACACTGCCGTCGCTCGCTGGCTCTTCACTGTCACCAAGGGCCACAACTTCAACTGTGGACAGCACAATGTCACCAT CCATATTCAATATGGTGCCCCTCCAGTAATAAACCCAGTAGGGTCGGTGTTTCCCAATGAAACACTATGGAgcccctgtctgtctctgatcCTACCGGTGACATCACACAGCTCCACAACCTTTAACCTCTCCAATCCGGCTCCCGGTGTTTGGTACGTTGGTGCCCACTTGCCTGAAGATGACGGGCGCATAGAGCAGAAG GGCTTCCCGTCTTGCTCGTACTTCTTCCAGCCTCAGCTATCAATCAGGAGGGCGGTGGACACGCCCGTCTTACAGCAGGGCACATTCCTCCAGCAGACCGCAGCTCTTGACAGACCTGCACGCCTTAA GTTGTATGTTCCAGAGtttgcctcctctctctccgtctctgttgCCGACTGTTCGTCAGGGGAGAGAGCAGACGGTGGAAACTGTTCACTGGTCCTCAGGCTGGGCTCCACCTCTCTGCAGCAACGCCCGGTAACAGTGAACTGCTCAGGGATCGGCTGCTCCGCGGCTCTTTCTAACCCACCTTGGGATACCTGGTTACGAGTTGTCGTGGAGAGCAGCCTAGACAACCGCACTGTGACCTTTAGTATCGTCTCCAACTACACAG TGGGGTGTAAGCCAACAAGTGTCGGCCTTAAACTAGATGATGACATCAAAAAGCTCCGTGGCAACAGCAGCGATACCAACTCGACATCGGCAGGCAACAGCTCTGTGATTACAGACACAGTCGCCGTTAGCAACGAATCAGCGTCGATGTTAACACCGTTGCTGGCGTCGGCGTGTGTGTGGAGCCTCCCCGTGCTCTATGAGGAGGTGGATGTTCTGTCACTCCGATACACTCCCGTCAACGGAGCTAACATCAGCGTTACAGATACACACCCCACGCTGCTCACCTACCCGCTGCACACACAAGCCACCGGTGGTACACTCAACCTACAGCTCACACTCAACTCT acTAATGCAACCCTGGGGAACAGCAGCAGCGTGGTGGCCTGTCTTTCTCCGTGGGCTCCAGTCCTCGAACTCAACCACTCTCAACCCTGCCGCACAG CTTTGTTTGGAGGGTACGGTGTTCGTGTGAATGTCAGTGCTCCTAAAGCTGTGGTCAGGCTGCCTTTTCCTCAGTCGACAACATGGTACCTCACCCTGCAGCTCACATGCAAcag CAGCGACTGCGGTAATAGATCATTGGTGTCTGTGGTCCCGGAGGTGTTTATCAGTGCCTGTGTAGAGGACTGTGGGACGTACGGTGAATGTAGACTGCTGAGATCCTACAGCTACCTGTACGCTGCCTGTGTCTGCAAGGCTG gctGGAGAGGTTGGGGCTGCACCGATGATTCCACAGCTCAGTCGCTCTGTCGCCAGTTGACGGCAACTCTGCTGCTCACCCTCAGCAACCTTTCCTTCCTGCCTGCCATCGTGGTGGCCATTAAACGCTGCTACATCACCGAGGCCTCCGTCTACCTCTTCACAATGTTCTTCTCCACG TTCTACCACGCATGTGACCAGCCAGGTGTAGCTGTAATGTGCATAATGGACTACGATACCCTGCAATACTGTGACTTCCTGGGGTCGGTCTGCTCCATCTGGGTCACCATCCTGTGCATGGCTCGCATCGGAGATATATTCAAATAT ACTCTGTTTATGCTCGGGGCTCTGCTTATAGCCATGTCGATGCAGCTGGACCGCAAAGGCCTGTGGAACCTGCTGGGCCCCGTCCTCTGTGCTTTGCTGCTCATGATCACTGCCTGG GTGTACCGAGGGGTGCGGCGACGACATTGTTACCCTCCTTCTTGGAAACGCTGGGCCCTCTTCCTGCTCCCCGGGGCAATCTGCGCCCTGATCGGGGtatgtttgtacatttttacCGAGACCGAGgacaactactactacacaCACTCGCTGTGGCACATCCTGGTGGCCAGCTGCGTGGTGTTCCTGCTGCCGCCGAAGGAGAAGAACAGGGAGGCGTTGGGCTGGAGCAGGGGCTGGAGCTGgacctggagctggagctggagctggaggccCCGCGTTTGCGGGTACACGCTCTGTCAGAGCGACAAGGATGAACTCTACACTGTCACATAG
- the LOC119498670 gene encoding leucine rich adaptor protein 1-like isoform X1: protein MMAEDTLNDSFPDLKEVENKVGRKTPESLLTWMRDAADCEEDDLRSDVVDMGDRGSASSDSFSDKISNLKQEMRWLRSADVKILRQLVAVHEGIEAMRWLMEERGALASHSSSLTGSLSSLVTMEESSMSHCRENQSPTQDLTETSGEESAHHPPNTDDGDSHRRSSFDILIPETTEAKPLSPSTSEFEVSPSTYGGHVWAPSSPTNDSVSAELQKSQPQDSARAPLKDFSEGANTIRRALLRSIKSRKKVKAADIVVADNFPLTKQSVEIQAEHRAQQSVEPPQNNTTDEKEEERTPDREMPLLFFDSQWCWVDSQDDVTFV, encoded by the exons ATGATGGCAGAGGACACCCTCAACGATTCCTTCCCAGATCTGAAAGAAGTGGAGAATAAGGTTGGCAGGAAAACACCGGAAAGCCTCCTGACTTGGATGAGGGATGCTGCGGACTGCGAAGAAGATGATCTGAGGTCTGATGTGGTAGATATGGGAGACCGCGGCTCTGCATCCAGCGACAGCTTCTCTGACAAAATAAGCAACTTAAAACAAGAGATG AGGTGGCTGCGTTCTGCCGATGTGAAGATTCTGCGCCAGCTGGTGGCCGTGCACGAGGGCATCGAAGCCATGCGCTGGCTGATGGAGGAGCGGGGGGCCTTAGCCAGCCACAGCAGCAGCTTGACAGGCAGCCTGAGCAGCCTGGTGACCATGGAGGAGTCCTCGATGTCCCACTGCAG AGAAAACCAGAGTCCCACTCAGGATTTGACTGAAACCTCTGGAGAGGAATCAGCACATCACCCACCAAACACCGATGATGGTGATTCACACCGCAGGAGCTCCTTCGACATCCTGATCCCCGAGACTACTGAGGCAAAACCTCTTAGTCCTTCCACCTCCGAGTTTGAAGTCAGTCCTTCCACATATGGCGGGCACGTTTGGGCACCATCTAGTCCCACTAACGATTCGGTTAGTGCCGAATTACAAAAGTCACAGCCACAGGACTCGGCTAGAGCTCCATTAAAAGACTTCAGTGAGGGCGCTAACACCATCAGAAGGGCTCTCCTCAGATCTATCAagtcaagaaaaaaagtgaaagcagCTGATATAGTTGTAGCTGACAATTTTCCCCTCACTAAACAATCAGTGGAGATACAAGCAGAGCACCGAGCTCAGCAGAGTGTCGAACCCCCTCAGAACAATACGACGgatgagaaggaggaagagaggacgcCTGACAGAGAGATGCCTTTGCTGTTCTTTGATTCTCAGTGGTGCTGGGTGGACTCACAGGACGATGTGACGTTTGTATGA